A stretch of the Capsicum annuum cultivar UCD-10X-F1 chromosome 10, UCD10Xv1.1, whole genome shotgun sequence genome encodes the following:
- the LOC107844816 gene encoding desiccation-related protein PCC13-62-like: protein MILVYFILLFFLQLSSNSVANENFENYVGCDMPKSDVDLVEFPLNLEYLEAEFFLWGSLGYGLDKFAPELADSGPPPIGAQIAKLSPLIKDVITQFGFQEVGHLRAIKDTITGFPRLLLNLSRESFATVMDDAIGHPLKPPFDAYANDINYLLASYVIPYVGLTGYVGANPKLQSSTAKRLVAGLLGVESGQDAVLRALLYERGREKVEPYGITVAEFTNRISKLRNKLGRHGIKDEGLNVKPKVGAEGRIRGNVLAGDKYSMAYDRTPKEILRIVYGSGKENKPGGFYPTGAEGAIAKSYLRHGD, encoded by the exons atgatacttgtttatttCATCCTATTATTTTTTCTACAGCTTAGTTCAAATTCTGTCGCTAATgagaattttgaaaattatgttggTTGCGACATGCCCAAATCAGATGTGGACCTAGTAGAATTTCCATTGAATTTGGAGTACTTGGAAGCTGAATTTTTCTTGTGGGGATCTTTGGGATATGGTTTGGATAAATTCGCACCTGAACTTGCTGATAGTGGGCCGCCACCTATTGGTGCTCAAATTGCAAAACTTAGCCCTCTCATAAAAGATGTCATAACCCAGTTTGGATTCCAAGAAGTCGGACATCTCAG GGCAATCAAAGATACAATAACAGGATTCCCGAGGCTACTACTAAATCTAAGCAGAGAATCATTTGCAACAGTGATGGATGATGCAATTGGACATCCATTAAAACCACCTTTTGATGCTTATGCTAATGACATCAACTATCTCCTTGCCTCCTATGTAATACCTTATGTTGGACTCACCGGATATGTTGGCGCTAATCCTAAACTCCAAAGCTCTACTGCCAAAAGA CTAGTTGCAGGATTACTCGGAGTTGAATCAGGTCAAGACGCTGTTCTGAGAGCATTGCTTTATGAGCGAGGAAGAGAGAAGGTAGAACCCTACGGGATTACAGTAGCAGAGTTCACAAACCGAATATCAAAGCTGAGGAACAAACTAGGACGCCATGGAATTAAAGATGAAGGACTTAATGTGAAACCAAAAGTAGGTGCTGAAGGGAGGATTAGGGGGAATGTACTTGCAG GGGACAAGTACTCGATGGCCTACGACAGAACGCCGAAGGAAATATTAAGAATAGTGTACGGAAGTGGAAAAGAGAATAAACCTGGTGGATTTTATCCAACGGGAGCAGAAGGGGCGATAGCAAAATCATATCTTAGGCATGGGGACTAG